Proteins from a single region of Streptomyces spinoverrucosus:
- a CDS encoding ornithine cyclodeaminase family protein: protein MTDTGNGDSSTLRILSTSDVAGIEIGLTDVVSVVEQAYGTLAEGRSDNPRKLTVQPEDGHSVAYAMLGRDGVRGVVAIKTSYKYGLHEDRDKQHYYTTLTLYDDETGLPVAMMDCGRVGALRTPAVSALLARELAAPGSRSALVIGTGTQGRLALPFLLTTRPDLERLMLSGTHPEGIRAVREQLETHFPQRELEVVTDLRAAAEDADIVLATAGPNTPASVEAEWLKPAALCVLVGYGIAPSTLHRADRVVATSAAQMKVTGTDMADADGHLRDADAEFPEVLAGRADGRTDPGQRIFAYNSGLVVTDIALGHRFAQLALAQGLGTAVPLWR from the coding sequence ATGACCGACACAGGCAACGGCGACAGCTCCACACTGCGGATCCTCAGCACCAGCGACGTCGCCGGCATCGAGATCGGCCTCACCGATGTCGTCTCCGTCGTCGAGCAGGCGTACGGCACGCTCGCCGAGGGCCGCTCCGACAACCCGCGCAAACTCACCGTGCAACCCGAGGACGGCCACTCGGTGGCGTACGCGATGCTCGGCCGGGACGGGGTGCGCGGAGTCGTCGCGATCAAGACGTCGTACAAGTACGGCCTGCACGAGGACCGCGACAAGCAGCACTACTACACGACGCTCACCCTCTACGACGACGAGACCGGCCTGCCGGTGGCGATGATGGACTGCGGCCGGGTCGGCGCCCTGCGCACCCCCGCGGTCTCCGCGCTGCTGGCCCGCGAACTCGCCGCGCCGGGCAGCCGCAGCGCCCTCGTCATCGGCACCGGCACGCAGGGGCGGCTCGCGCTGCCGTTCCTGCTGACGACCCGGCCGGACCTGGAGCGGCTGATGCTGTCCGGCACGCATCCGGAGGGCATCCGCGCGGTGCGGGAACAGCTCGAAACCCACTTCCCACAACGGGAGTTGGAGGTCGTGACCGATCTGCGGGCGGCCGCCGAGGACGCCGACATCGTGCTCGCCACCGCCGGCCCGAACACCCCGGCCTCCGTCGAGGCGGAGTGGCTGAAGCCGGCGGCCCTGTGCGTGCTCGTCGGCTACGGCATCGCCCCCTCCACCCTGCACCGCGCCGACCGGGTCGTCGCCACCAGCGCCGCGCAGATGAAGGTCACCGGCACCGACATGGCGGACGCCGACGGTCATCTGCGTGATGCGGACGCCGAGTTCCCCGAGGTGCTCGCGGGGCGGGCGGACGGGCGGACGGATCCGGGGCAGCGGATCTTCGCGTACAACAGCGGGCTGGTCGTCACCGACATCGCCCTGGGCCACCGGTTCGCGCAACTCGCCCTCGCCCAGGGGCTGGGCACGGCGGTGCCGCTGTGGCGGTGA
- a CDS encoding cysteine synthase family protein yields MDHPLHRPAIVRQVCELIGATPLFELCRTDADVRLLLKLEQYNPTGTAKIRMARQMVLDAEERGLLRPGGRIVESTSGNTGLGLAVVAAERGYTFTAVVDHHAAADKLRAMKALGAELIYVAAEGDEELATAAREELAERLAAESDNAYFTEQHNNPANGDGYRPVAHELDAALDGRIDILVGAVGTGGGLFGTGGELRKTVPGVRIVGVEPEGSIAFGPPAHDYYQSGTGTPEGATIGAMVDYELLDEGVKVGDVEAFATARVVARRTGLLIGGSAGGVVYEALARLSSLPPGTTMVALVNDGGEKYLDTVFDDDWMAARDLVDPDVEREVDALLTKLRHA; encoded by the coding sequence ATGGATCACCCCCTGCACCGTCCGGCCATCGTCCGCCAGGTCTGCGAACTCATCGGAGCCACCCCGCTGTTCGAGCTCTGCCGCACCGACGCCGACGTACGGCTGCTGCTGAAGCTGGAGCAGTACAACCCGACCGGCACGGCCAAGATACGCATGGCCCGGCAGATGGTCCTCGACGCGGAGGAGCGCGGGCTGCTGCGGCCCGGCGGCCGGATCGTGGAGTCCACCTCCGGCAACACGGGCCTGGGCCTCGCCGTGGTCGCCGCCGAGCGCGGCTACACCTTCACCGCCGTCGTCGACCACCACGCCGCCGCCGACAAGCTGCGCGCCATGAAGGCGCTGGGCGCCGAGCTGATCTATGTCGCCGCCGAGGGCGACGAGGAGCTGGCCACCGCCGCCCGCGAGGAACTCGCCGAGCGACTGGCCGCCGAGAGCGACAACGCGTACTTCACCGAGCAGCACAACAACCCGGCGAACGGGGACGGTTACCGCCCGGTCGCGCATGAACTCGACGCCGCGCTGGACGGCCGTATCGACATCCTCGTCGGAGCCGTCGGCACCGGCGGTGGGCTCTTCGGTACCGGTGGGGAACTCCGGAAGACGGTCCCCGGCGTGCGCATCGTCGGCGTCGAACCCGAGGGGTCCATCGCCTTCGGGCCGCCCGCCCACGACTACTACCAGTCGGGCACCGGCACGCCCGAGGGCGCCACGATCGGGGCGATGGTCGACTACGAGCTGCTCGACGAGGGCGTGAAGGTCGGCGACGTCGAGGCGTTCGCGACCGCGCGGGTCGTCGCCCGGCGCACCGGACTGCTGATCGGCGGCTCGGCGGGCGGCGTGGTGTACGAGGCGCTGGCCCGGCTCTCGTCGCTGCCACCGGGAACGACTATGGTCGCGCTCGTCAACGACGGCGGGGAGAAGTACCTGGACACGGTGTTCGACGACGACTGGATGGCCGCGCGCGATCTCGTCGACCCCGACGTGGAACGCGAGGTCGACGCGCTGCTGACCAAACTCCGCCACGCCTAG
- a CDS encoding TauD/TfdA family dioxygenase, whose product MQTGTFPVRTLTPASVAELTTAAETLLTAFAGSPSHPGLLDQVPAVAASLGEELHHACRPSDTPDGLFVLDGLDVDDATLAPTPDHWSSAGDAGAVHDVALLLISALMGVPIAWEGQQDGRFVHNIVPSPGHEAEQTGASSSVLLSPHTEDAFHPGRAHLLLLACLRNPDAVATTAASVRRVQLTDSDTELLSRPELPILPDDAYEEARAYEGEAPPVPTLWESQDGPTLRFDPAYTPLDRASAEHRAAYGRLAEELSRVSVAVSLEPGQVLVVDNDLVVHGRVPFKARYDGTDRWLKRSSVRVPGRRTRPPEERFEHGYGQKVLEAYV is encoded by the coding sequence ATGCAGACGGGAACTTTCCCCGTACGCACGCTCACCCCTGCCTCGGTCGCCGAGCTGACCACCGCCGCCGAGACCCTGCTCACCGCCTTCGCCGGTTCGCCCAGCCACCCCGGACTTCTCGACCAAGTCCCCGCGGTCGCCGCCTCGTTGGGCGAGGAGTTACACCACGCCTGCCGCCCCTCCGACACACCCGACGGCCTCTTCGTGCTGGACGGTCTGGATGTCGACGACGCCACGCTCGCCCCGACGCCCGACCACTGGTCGAGCGCCGGTGACGCGGGCGCCGTGCACGACGTCGCGCTGCTGCTGATCTCGGCGCTGATGGGCGTCCCGATCGCCTGGGAGGGCCAGCAGGACGGCCGGTTCGTGCACAACATCGTGCCCTCGCCCGGACACGAGGCCGAACAGACCGGCGCCAGCAGCAGCGTGCTGCTCAGCCCGCACACCGAGGACGCCTTCCACCCCGGCCGCGCCCATCTGCTGCTGCTCGCCTGCCTGCGCAACCCCGACGCGGTCGCGACCACGGCGGCCAGTGTGCGCCGGGTTCAACTAACCGACAGCGACACGGAGTTGCTCAGTCGCCCGGAGCTGCCGATCCTGCCCGACGACGCCTACGAGGAGGCGCGGGCGTACGAGGGTGAGGCGCCGCCCGTGCCGACGCTGTGGGAGTCGCAGGACGGCCCGACCCTGCGCTTCGACCCCGCCTACACGCCTCTGGACCGGGCCTCGGCCGAACACCGCGCCGCGTACGGCCGCCTGGCGGAGGAACTCTCCCGCGTCTCGGTGGCGGTGAGCCTCGAACCCGGCCAGGTACTGGTCGTCGACAACGACCTCGTGGTGCACGGCAGGGTCCCTTTCAAGGCCAGGTACGACGGTACGGACCGCTGGCTGAAACGTTCCTCCGTACGCGTTCCGGGGCGTCGGACCCGTCCGCCGGAAGAACGGTTCGAACACGGTTACGGCCAGAAGGTTCTGGAGGCTTACGTATGA
- a CDS encoding MATE family efflux transporter: MPPALTRLRTDSRALATLAVPLALTQLAQVALTTTDTVMMGLIGTEALAAGGLAMVIFNQLRTMGVGLVTAVGNQVAAADARGEKADSDAAQEDVRDLVRASLLLATLAGAAGAVLMVAIGHAVVWLGQDPDVVDAAKPVLYAMAPGLLPCLWFQAIRQFTVGMRRPQALLRITLASIAVNAGLNWAFIHGTWFFPELGLPGIGLATTSVYALSFLALYASARRDARLAPLLSLSIWKTRPATLRRLTSLGTPIAATYGSEAGFFSVVALLVGSFGTAALAAHTAVNQLVYIVFQIAVGLSHAASLGVSRELALGNTAAARRLQTTALAMAATVMAAVAVVYVTVPRLVLAPFFDTADTTTTDIATNLLLVAAVLQFFDCAQNIGVGLLRGLDDTKGGFRVTLVGYWLVGLPAAALFGFALGLDTLGIWLGLLTGLATTAALLLRRFGQGIARRSTASAPAAV, encoded by the coding sequence ATGCCTCCCGCCCTCACCCGTCTTCGCACCGACAGCCGCGCCCTGGCCACGCTCGCCGTGCCGCTCGCGCTCACCCAGCTCGCGCAGGTCGCGCTGACCACCACCGACACCGTCATGATGGGCCTGATCGGCACCGAGGCCCTGGCGGCCGGCGGTCTGGCGATGGTCATCTTCAACCAGCTGCGCACCATGGGCGTCGGCCTGGTCACCGCCGTCGGCAACCAGGTCGCCGCCGCCGACGCGCGCGGCGAGAAGGCCGACTCGGACGCGGCGCAGGAGGACGTCCGGGACCTGGTCCGGGCGAGCCTGCTGCTGGCCACGCTCGCCGGTGCCGCCGGAGCCGTCCTCATGGTCGCCATCGGGCACGCCGTGGTCTGGCTCGGCCAGGACCCGGACGTCGTCGACGCGGCGAAGCCGGTGCTGTACGCGATGGCGCCGGGGCTGCTGCCCTGTCTGTGGTTCCAGGCGATCCGGCAGTTCACCGTCGGCATGCGCCGCCCGCAGGCCCTGCTGCGCATCACGCTCGCCTCGATCGCCGTCAACGCGGGCCTCAACTGGGCGTTCATCCACGGCACTTGGTTCTTCCCCGAGTTGGGTCTGCCCGGCATCGGCCTGGCCACGACCTCCGTGTACGCCCTGTCGTTCCTGGCCCTGTACGCCTCCGCCCGCCGCGATGCGCGGCTCGCGCCGCTGCTGTCCCTGAGCATCTGGAAGACCCGGCCCGCGACCCTGCGCCGGCTGACGTCACTCGGTACGCCGATCGCCGCGACCTACGGCTCCGAGGCGGGGTTCTTCTCCGTCGTCGCCCTGCTGGTCGGCAGCTTCGGCACGGCCGCGCTGGCCGCGCACACGGCCGTCAACCAGCTCGTCTACATCGTGTTCCAGATCGCGGTGGGCCTCTCGCACGCCGCGTCCCTCGGCGTCAGCCGGGAACTCGCCCTCGGCAACACGGCCGCGGCCCGGCGGCTGCAGACGACCGCGCTCGCGATGGCCGCGACGGTGATGGCGGCGGTGGCGGTCGTCTATGTGACCGTGCCCCGGCTGGTCCTGGCCCCGTTCTTCGACACCGCCGACACGACCACGACGGACATCGCCACGAACCTTCTGCTGGTCGCCGCCGTACTCCAGTTCTTCGACTGCGCACAGAACATCGGCGTGGGCCTGCTGCGCGGTCTGGACGACACCAAGGGCGGCTTCCGGGTCACCCTCGTCGGCTACTGGCTGGTCGGGCTGCCCGCCGCCGCACTGTTCGGTTTCGCCCTGGGCCTGGACACCCTCGGCATCTGGCTCGGCCTGCTCACCGGCCTCGCCACCACGGCGGCGCTGCTGCTGCGCCGGTTCGGGCAGGGCATCGCCCGGCGGAGCACGGCCTCCGCGCCTGCCGCCGTGTGA
- a CDS encoding ABC transporter substrate-binding protein, translating into MDLTRRQLLWAGGAISAATLLTGCGGSDDDTAGSAPGATAKPRRGGTLRVGALGRAGAITRDPHGSQANESDYLIISLVYDTLTVPGTKPNTMPRLAARWQPSEDLKTWRFTIAKGAKFHDGSPVTADDVVFSLRRLRGTPSGASRLPGIQAENITADGDDTVVLVSDYANAELPLLLRLTTFVVPKDTADKDIAKAPGTGPFKLDWFRGGNARLVRNDDWYGGDVYLDAIEVKIFESPQAMANALLSGQIDLASNVGAVAARTAKGRGDIQTIRRPNDMAMPIVMRTADGPFADPKVREALRLAVDREAMVEQVLSGYGSVANDILGTGDPAYAKDIPQRGRDLARAKQLLKEARFDTSKTYELLTTEDIAGLAESATLFASQVREAGVKVKVVKQESATFWDKTWLKGDLYTTYWGTNDSVVFFASKTMVSESGTNEAGWQDKAFDTAYEKAIGTADAAERAGLLKEVQRIEHESSGYLLWGMADGIDLAAPAVQGLPTLPGYGRVLLERAWLAR; encoded by the coding sequence GTGGACCTGACGAGACGTCAACTGCTGTGGGCCGGCGGCGCCATCAGCGCGGCCACCCTGCTCACCGGCTGCGGCGGCAGTGACGACGACACAGCCGGGTCCGCACCCGGCGCCACCGCCAAGCCCCGCCGTGGCGGCACCCTCCGGGTCGGTGCCCTCGGCCGCGCGGGCGCCATCACCCGCGACCCGCACGGCAGCCAGGCCAACGAGAGCGACTACCTCATCATCAGCCTCGTATACGACACGCTGACCGTGCCCGGCACCAAGCCGAACACCATGCCGCGGCTGGCGGCCCGCTGGCAGCCGTCCGAGGACCTGAAGACCTGGCGGTTCACCATCGCCAAGGGCGCGAAGTTCCACGACGGCTCACCGGTCACCGCCGACGACGTAGTCTTCTCGCTGCGCCGACTGCGCGGCACCCCGTCCGGCGCCTCCCGGCTGCCCGGCATCCAGGCCGAGAACATCACGGCCGACGGCGACGACACCGTCGTCCTCGTCTCCGACTACGCCAACGCCGAACTCCCGCTGCTGCTGCGGCTCACCACCTTCGTCGTCCCCAAGGACACGGCCGACAAGGACATCGCCAAGGCGCCCGGCACCGGCCCCTTCAAGCTGGACTGGTTCCGCGGCGGCAACGCGCGCCTGGTGCGCAACGACGACTGGTACGGCGGCGACGTGTACCTCGACGCCATCGAGGTGAAGATCTTCGAGAGCCCGCAGGCGATGGCCAACGCCCTGCTGTCGGGCCAGATAGACCTCGCCTCCAACGTCGGCGCGGTCGCCGCCCGAACGGCCAAGGGCCGCGGCGACATCCAGACGATCCGCCGCCCCAACGACATGGCGATGCCGATTGTCATGCGCACCGCCGACGGCCCGTTCGCCGACCCCAAGGTCCGCGAGGCGCTCCGCCTGGCCGTCGACCGCGAGGCCATGGTCGAGCAGGTCCTCTCCGGCTACGGCAGCGTCGCCAACGACATCCTCGGCACCGGCGACCCCGCCTACGCCAAGGACATCCCCCAGCGAGGACGGGACCTGGCGCGGGCCAAGCAGCTGCTGAAGGAAGCCCGGTTCGACACCTCGAAGACGTACGAGCTGCTCACCACCGAGGACATCGCCGGGCTCGCCGAGTCGGCGACCCTCTTCGCCTCCCAGGTCCGCGAGGCCGGGGTGAAGGTCAAGGTGGTCAAGCAGGAGTCGGCGACCTTCTGGGACAAGACCTGGCTGAAGGGCGACCTCTACACCACCTACTGGGGCACCAACGACTCCGTGGTCTTCTTCGCCAGCAAGACCATGGTCTCCGAAAGCGGCACCAACGAGGCCGGCTGGCAGGACAAGGCCTTCGACACCGCGTACGAGAAGGCGATCGGCACCGCCGACGCGGCCGAGCGGGCCGGGCTGCTGAAGGAGGTCCAGCGCATCGAGCACGAGAGCTCGGGCTACCTGCTGTGGGGGATGGCCGACGGCATCGACCTCGCCGCGCCCGCCGTCCAGGGGCTGCCCACGCTGCCCGGCTACGGACGCGTGCTGCTCGAACGGGCATGGCTGGCCCGTTGA
- a CDS encoding ABC transporter permease produces MAGPLTADTTTAPVRKPGPARHVAVTVLARTGVVLLKRAVLLAVLLALVFVTVELLPGDAATATSERGESAADVERRRELLGLDRPVLERFWDWMSGLPTGDLGTSARGERVTDLLSSAFPNTLLLGGIALLLTAVLSLALGCWAALRPGGRVDRAVSGSATAVLALPEFVVAVALVLVFSLWTGWLPAVTLTDADGSPDSWTMLVLPALALTIPQAGWNTRIVRAALADEARAPHVETAVLDGLPPHRVLSHHVLPGALPTIAAGLATSTGMLLGGAVVVETIFNYPGIGSVLASAVTDRDSPVIAGVTALAGAVITVVLLLADLIRDWMAGGRR; encoded by the coding sequence ATGGCTGGCCCGTTGACCGCCGACACCACCACCGCGCCGGTCCGCAAGCCCGGACCGGCGCGGCACGTCGCCGTGACCGTGCTCGCCCGCACCGGCGTCGTCCTGCTGAAACGCGCTGTCCTGCTGGCTGTCCTGCTGGCGCTGGTGTTCGTCACCGTCGAGCTGCTGCCGGGCGACGCCGCCACCGCCACCTCCGAGCGCGGCGAGAGCGCGGCCGACGTCGAGCGGCGCCGCGAACTGCTCGGCCTCGACCGGCCGGTCCTGGAACGCTTCTGGGACTGGATGTCCGGCCTGCCCACCGGCGACCTCGGCACCTCGGCGCGCGGCGAACGCGTCACCGACCTGCTGTCCAGCGCGTTCCCCAACACCCTGCTGCTCGGCGGCATCGCCCTGCTGCTGACCGCCGTGCTCTCCCTCGCCCTCGGCTGCTGGGCGGCGCTCAGGCCGGGCGGACGCGTGGACCGGGCGGTGTCCGGCTCGGCGACCGCCGTGCTCGCGCTGCCCGAGTTCGTGGTGGCGGTGGCGCTGGTCCTCGTCTTCTCCCTGTGGACCGGCTGGCTGCCCGCGGTCACCCTCACCGACGCCGACGGATCCCCCGACTCCTGGACCATGCTCGTGCTGCCCGCCCTCGCCCTGACCATCCCGCAGGCCGGCTGGAACACCCGGATCGTGCGGGCCGCCCTCGCCGACGAGGCCCGCGCCCCGCACGTGGAGACCGCCGTCCTCGACGGCCTCCCACCGCACCGGGTCCTCAGCCACCACGTCCTGCCCGGCGCGCTGCCCACCATCGCGGCGGGCCTGGCCACCTCCACCGGCATGCTGCTGGGCGGCGCCGTGGTGGTGGAGACCATCTTCAACTACCCCGGCATCGGCTCGGTGCTGGCCTCCGCGGTCACCGACCGCGACAGCCCGGTCATCGCCGGGGTCACGGCCCTCGCGGGCGCGGTCATCACCGTCGTACTCCTGCTGGCGGATCTCATACGTGACTGGATGGCGGGAGGCCGCCGATGA
- a CDS encoding ABC transporter permease, with protein sequence MNPRTRGTVIRVVPALLLVAVALAGPWLAPHAVDAPVTAPYAEPGADAVLGGDQLGRDVLSRLLAGGRELVLSSLLVAFLVTGTAAVLGAVGAVRPLVGRIVERIADVLMLLPAVLGILLVTLSWPGGGRLAVIAAAVALGVPYAVRLAAGAAAPVAATGYVESAAAGGERLWYLVLREILPNLRATLLALFGLRFVAAVYLVATAGFLQVGPQPPAADWALMIRENSPGLLLNPWAVVAPSFAIGLLALSVNLAAAALAPQTGRKAVPVL encoded by the coding sequence ATGAACCCTCGTACGCGTGGCACCGTCATACGGGTGGTTCCGGCGCTGCTCCTTGTCGCCGTCGCCCTGGCCGGACCCTGGCTCGCGCCGCACGCCGTCGACGCCCCGGTCACCGCGCCGTACGCCGAGCCCGGCGCCGACGCCGTCCTCGGTGGCGACCAGCTCGGCCGGGACGTGCTCAGCAGACTGCTCGCCGGAGGCCGCGAACTGGTCCTGTCCTCCCTGCTGGTGGCGTTCCTCGTCACCGGCACCGCCGCCGTCCTGGGTGCCGTCGGGGCCGTACGACCCCTGGTCGGCAGGATCGTCGAGCGGATCGCGGACGTGCTGATGCTGCTGCCCGCCGTGCTCGGCATCCTGCTGGTCACCCTGTCCTGGCCGGGCGGCGGCCGGCTCGCCGTGATCGCCGCGGCGGTCGCGCTGGGCGTTCCGTACGCCGTGCGGCTCGCGGCCGGCGCGGCGGCCCCGGTCGCCGCCACCGGGTACGTCGAGTCCGCGGCGGCGGGCGGAGAACGCCTGTGGTACCTCGTCCTGCGCGAGATCCTGCCCAACCTGCGCGCCACCCTGCTCGCCCTGTTCGGCCTGCGTTTCGTGGCCGCCGTGTACCTGGTGGCGACGGCGGGCTTCCTCCAGGTCGGGCCGCAACCACCCGCCGCCGACTGGGCGTTGATGATCCGCGAGAACTCGCCCGGGCTGCTGCTCAACCCGTGGGCCGTGGTCGCCCCCAGCTTCGCCATCGGCCTGCTCGCGCTCAGCGTCAACCTCGCGGCGGCCGCGCTCGCCCCGCAGACCGGCCGGAAGGCGGTACCCGTCCTGTGA
- a CDS encoding Y4yA family PLP-dependent enzyme, producing MAVTTTNAVPTLPGHTSEELRSLLADNSLLHELSHGLGGPFHLLFPHRFDANADAFRKVFTQTGVDGRVYYAKKANKAAVYAERAAVLGLGVDVASHGELREALAAGVPGADLVVTGPAKADELLRVAVLQGALVAVDALDELERVLGLAAELARSARVLLRRLPTGQPHSRFGMDADEIETALRRCAGGPVEVAGFSFHLSGYDVQARADAAGELIRLCRYARTLGLRADAISIGGGFPVDYTDAESWRRFTEEQRPEHYHAEKTFSGGFYPYHSPVAGAAALAGILAAVPAGESAPLAELLRTAGVSLLVEPGRALLDQAGCTVFRVRGVKERDGYGILTVDGSSLSLSEQWFESEFLPDPVLVPRTARAPGVFPACVGAATCLESDLLTWRKVPFPSRPHIGDLLVYLNTAGYQMDSNESPFHELPLPPKVVIERAPGSAVRPRWRLDRHP from the coding sequence GTGGCGGTGACGACGACGAACGCCGTACCGACCCTGCCCGGACACACCAGCGAGGAACTGCGGTCACTGCTCGCGGACAACTCGCTGCTGCACGAGCTGAGTCACGGCCTCGGCGGGCCGTTCCACCTGCTGTTTCCCCACCGCTTCGACGCCAACGCCGACGCGTTCCGGAAGGTGTTCACGCAGACGGGCGTCGACGGGCGGGTCTACTACGCCAAGAAGGCCAACAAGGCCGCCGTCTACGCCGAGCGGGCCGCCGTGCTGGGGCTCGGCGTGGATGTCGCGAGCCACGGGGAGCTGCGCGAGGCGCTCGCCGCCGGGGTGCCCGGGGCCGACCTGGTCGTCACCGGTCCCGCCAAGGCGGACGAGCTGCTGCGGGTCGCCGTGCTCCAGGGGGCGCTGGTGGCCGTGGACGCGCTCGACGAACTGGAGCGTGTCCTGGGACTGGCCGCCGAACTGGCGCGGAGCGCACGAGTGCTGCTGCGCCGACTGCCGACCGGGCAGCCGCACAGCCGGTTCGGGATGGACGCGGACGAGATCGAGACGGCGCTGCGACGCTGCGCGGGCGGGCCCGTCGAGGTGGCGGGCTTCAGCTTCCATCTCTCCGGTTACGACGTCCAGGCGCGCGCCGACGCGGCCGGTGAGCTGATCCGGCTGTGCCGGTACGCCCGGACGCTGGGCCTGCGGGCCGACGCGATCAGCATCGGAGGCGGTTTCCCGGTCGACTACACGGACGCGGAGAGCTGGCGCCGGTTCACCGAGGAGCAGCGGCCCGAGCACTATCACGCCGAAAAGACGTTCTCCGGCGGTTTCTACCCGTACCACTCCCCCGTCGCCGGGGCCGCCGCCCTGGCCGGGATCCTGGCGGCCGTGCCCGCCGGGGAGAGCGCGCCGCTGGCCGAACTGCTGCGCACGGCCGGGGTGTCGCTGCTCGTGGAGCCGGGGCGGGCGCTGCTGGACCAGGCCGGGTGCACGGTGTTCCGGGTGCGGGGCGTCAAGGAGCGCGACGGGTACGGGATCCTCACCGTGGACGGGAGCAGCCTGAGCCTGTCGGAGCAGTGGTTCGAGAGCGAGTTCCTGCCGGACCCGGTGCTGGTGCCCCGTACCGCACGGGCGCCCGGGGTCTTCCCGGCCTGTGTGGGCGCCGCGACCTGTCTGGAGTCCGACCTGCTCACCTGGCGCAAGGTGCCCTTCCCGAGCCGCCCGCACATCGGCGACCTGCTGGTCTACCTCAACACGGCCGGCTACCAGATGGACTCCAACGAATCCCCGTTCCACGAGCTGCCGTTGCCGCCGAAGGTCGTCATCGAGCGTGCCCCCGGCTCCGCCGTCCGCCCCCGCTGGCGTCTCGACCGCCACCCGTAG